The following proteins are encoded in a genomic region of Bacillota bacterium:
- the pgsA gene encoding CDP-diacylglycerol--glycerol-3-phosphate 3-phosphatidyltransferase, whose protein sequence is MNLPNKITLVRIVLIPLFMLIVGLKLPYGDYLATVVFVIAALTDTLDGYLARRRQEVTRFGKLLDPLADKLLVSAALLVLVEGGRLVSWVALLIIGRELAVTGLRAIAAADGIVIAASPLGKLKTIFQIIAITALLVQDYPFSLWGIPFGNIAMSLAVILTIFSGIDYFLKGRKLWLTS, encoded by the coding sequence GTGAACCTACCTAATAAGATCACCCTGGTACGGATTGTTTTGATCCCCCTATTCATGTTAATTGTCGGGTTGAAATTGCCCTATGGTGATTATTTGGCCACCGTTGTTTTTGTGATTGCAGCCCTTACTGATACGTTGGATGGATATCTAGCCCGCCGTCGCCAAGAAGTCACCCGTTTTGGCAAACTCCTTGACCCGCTGGCTGATAAGTTGCTAGTTAGTGCTGCTCTTCTGGTTTTAGTTGAAGGAGGGCGCCTGGTGTCTTGGGTTGCACTCCTTATTATTGGGCGGGAGCTCGCTGTGACCGGCCTACGGGCTATTGCAGCCGCCGACGGAATTGTAATTGCTGCCAGCCCTCTGGGCAAGCTAAAAACCATATTTCAGATTATCGCCATTACAGCCTTGCTGGTTCAGGATTATCCTTTTAGTCTATGGGGTATCCCTTTTGGTAACATCGCTATGTCCCTGGCAGTAATCCTAACCATATTTTCAGGCATCGATTACTTTCTTAAAGGTCGGAAACTATGGCTTACCTCATAA